The Vibrio marisflavi CECT 7928 region GATGAACAACAAACAACTCAATCAAGTTCGTCGTTCAAAAGTGTCAATGGTTTTCCAAAACTTTGGGCTGTTTCCGCACCGCAACGTGTTGAGCAATGTGGAATACGGTTTAGAAGTCTCTGGTGTCGACAAAGAAACCAGAAAAGAAAAAGCCAAAAAATCTCTCGATCTTGTTGGCCTAAAAGATTATGAAGCAAGCTTCCCAAGTGAGCTTAGTGGTGGTATGCAGCAGAGAGTTGGTCTAGCTCGAGCATTAGCAAACGATCCTGAGATTCTACTCATGGATGAAGCATTCAGTGCTCTTGACCCATTAATACGTACTGAAATGCAAGATGAGTTGCTCGAATTGCAAGCCAAGATGCACAAGACCATCGTATTCATCACTCACGATCTGGATGAAGCACTCAAACTTGGTGATCGAATCGCAATCATGAAAAATGGCCAAGTCATTCAAATCGGAACACCTGAAGAAATCCTCACTCACCCAGCAGACGATTACGTTGCGAGTTTTGTAAAACAAGTTGATCGCTCAAAAGTCATCACAGCAGGCTCAATATTGACGAAAGCACCGAGCATTACGCTTCCCCAGAGTGGCAGTAAAGTAGCGGTACGAATCATGGAAACTCACAAAACAACTCACCTAATAGCCGTCGACAGTAACCGACACATTCAGGGCTTACTAACACTAGAAGATTGTTTAGCGCTAGAGAATTCGAGCATTTCGTCAGTTGAATCTAAGTTAAAAATGGATTTCATGATTGTTTCTAAAGATACCCCTATTTCGGAGCTTCTAGGGGCTGTTCTTGAGTCAGAATACCCGTTAGCCGTAACGGATGAAGAAGGGGCTTTCATGGGCCAAATCGACAAAGCATCTGTATTAGCCGAAGTAGTAGAGAATGAAAGCAACGATGGCCTTACGACTCTTGCTCAATACCGAAAAGCGCTGGCAAAGAATGAAACTCACAAGGCTTAATTATGATGAGAATTAATATTGGTGACGGCTTTGCGGCCATGATTAACTGGATGACCACTCACATGGGGGGCTTTTTTGATGCAATAAGCACTGTCATCTTGGCATTGGTTGACGGATTAACGTTTATCTTAGAGCTACCAAATGCTTTCGTAATGGTTGCTATATTAACCATAATAGCTTGGTTTACCTCTGGTAAGAAAATGGCCGTGTTTACTGTATTAGGCATGCTGCTAATTGTGAATCTAGGCCTCTGGACTCAAACGATGGAAACTCTGTCGTTGATTATTGCTGCGGTTATTTTCTCTTTGGCGCTAGGGTTACCTCTTGGGATATGGTCTGCTAAAAGCGACACCGTTGAACGTGTAATGCGCCCTCTTATGGACTTTATGCAAACTCTGCCAGCATTTGTTTACCTCATTCCAGCAGTAATGCTATTTAGTTTAGGCCCTGTGCCAGGTGTTTTAGCTACCCTCATATTCTCACTGCCACCAGTGGTGCGATTAACTAACTTGGGCATTCGCCAAGTGCCGAAAGAAATCAAAGAAGCAGCGATAGCTTTTGGCTCATCTCCTTCACAGATTTTATTTAAAGCCGAACTTCCACAAGCAATCCCTACGATTATGGCTGGAGTCAACCAAACCATTATGTTAGCGCTTTCGATGGTGGTTATCGCGGGCATGATTGGTGCTGGCGGCTTAGGAAATGAAGTGTTGAAAGGCATTACCCAACTACGACTCAATGTAGGCTTCGAGGGTGGTGTTGCTATCGTAATACTTGCTGTTTATTTAGATCGAGTCACTCAAGCTTTAGGTGGCAAACGTAAAAATTCCAAAGGATAAAATACTAATGAAAATGACAAAGAAACTAAGAACGTGTCTTGTCAGTGGCTTAATGCTGTTTACGGCATTAGGGTTAACGGCATGTGATAAAACAGAAAAGCCAACTGAGAATAAAACGGCTAACTTGGTATATGTAAACTGGGCTGAAGGTGTAGCTTACACACACTTAGCTAATGTCGTTCTAACTGACAAAATGGGGTATGACGTCACCTTAACAGCTGCTGATGTAGGACCTGCTTATATATCTGTCGCGCAAGGTAAATATGATGCAATGATGGAAAGCTGGCCAGTATTACAAAAGTCGTACATCGACCGTTTTGGCGACAAGCTTGTTAACCTTGGAAGCATTTACAAAGGCACACAAGTAGGCCTAGTTGTGCCAGACTACGTGACAATCGATACTATCGCACAACTTAAAGACAACGCTGCTAAGTTCGACAATAAGATTGTTGGTATTGACGCAGGTGCTGGCTTAATGAGCTCCGTCGAAAATAAAGTAATGCCAGAATACGGTCTTACGAACATGAAACTTATCGCATCAAGTGGCCCAGCTATGACAGCTGCGTTGGGTAAGGCGATTGCTAAGAAAGAATGGATCGTCGTGACAGGTTGGACTCCTCACTGGATGTTCAGCCGCTGGCACCTTAAGTTCCTTAAACAAGACCCATCGAAACAGGTCTGGAGCAAAGGTGTTATCAATATCCTTGGACGCAAAGGGTTAGGCAAAGACAAACCAGAACTGAAAGCTTTCTTGAGCAACATGCACCTCACTGATAAGCAGCTTTCTGGCCTTATGCTTGATATCAAAGATAAGAAAGAGAATGAAACTCTCGATCAAGTCGCTCGTCAATGGGTTAAAAATCATGAGCAATTAGTTGATAGCTGGATCCCTGCAACTAAATAACACATTCAAAAAAGCCCTCAGTTAAACTGTGGGCTTCTTTTTAGTATCGCCAGACATACCATATAGGCATCAAGCTACGCGCTGCAAATTATAGCTAGCCAAGTGCTGGCTAGTATCATGCGTCCTAGAATGTAACTCATTACTACTTGTGGAGATATCATTGGTTTCTTCTACAAGGCTATCTATTTGTTGATCAATTAAAGATAGGTTACGTAAAAGAGAATCCATTGCATCACTTTGTGAAACTGACGAGTCCACTATACCGTGGTTCACTTCGTCTGCCTTGGAGATATCTTCAAGGGCAGTTTCAATATCACTAACTGACTCTTCGATAGACTCCACACAATGTTGACTTGCATTAAGTCCTTCGTCTGTAAAGCTGATCAATTCATCTGATACACGAGTCAGATCAGACAATATGCTTTCAACCTGATCAGTTGAAGTAGACGTTTTCTCAGCTAATCCACGAACTTCATCAGCAACAACCGCAAACCCGCGGCCATTTTCTCCTGCCCTAGCGGCTTCAATTGCGGCATTCAATGCCAGTAAATTAGTTTGCTCAGCGATGTTGCGAATAATCCCCAATATTTCACTTACTTTATGGACTTGGCCACTTAACTCAGTCGCTGATTCTGAAGTTGACTGGCTCTTCTCTGACAGCAGCTGAATATCTCTCATAGCCTTCGCTAGACGCTTCTGACCTTTATTAGCACTTTCCACAGCCTGCCCCAGCGTACTCGAAGATTTGTTGGCATTCTCCTTTACCGACTCTACTGAATTCTTGGTTTGCTCGCCAATGACGACCGTCTCTTTTATATCACTCCGTTGCGAGCTTACTTTAGATGTTAAAGACTCAATGTGATTCTCTAAATTATCGGCAATACCTGTCACCGCCATCGCACCTTGATGGATAGGATTCAGCGTTTGTTCTATTTTGTCGATAAACAAATTGATATGCCCCGCTAAAATACCTAATTCGTCATTGCGTTTTAAACGGATGCGTTTTTTTAGGTCGCACTCCCCCGAACCTAACTCCTCACACAGCGTAGATAAATGTTGTAGCGGCTTTAGAAGAACTTGACGCAAAATGGTCAGCAACACCGCAATCGAAAGCGCGATACAAACGATGCCAAGTATAAAAGATTGCTTCCCTAGAGAAGAGCTCAAAATATGTAAATCTTTAAAATGCCAGTAGGAAACAGCATAGCCGGTAAGCGTTTTCTTCTTTCCTGAATAAATAGGAACCGCATAAACAAATGTAGTGCGGTCATCAAATAATACCTGAGAATCCGACCATTTAAACTCGGTCAAATGAGCCTTATTACTCGCCTTATCTGTAGAAAACAGCAAGGACTTATCCGGTAAATAGATATCAAACTGCGTTAAATTACCTTCACTTGCTTTTGAAGCAGCATTCACTCTCTCTGAAATACTATTTTGTTTTTTAAACCTCACCGCACTGCCAAGCTGTTCGCTCACAGATTGTGTGGCTTGCTCAAATGACTTTTTACTCAGTTGATGAATCGCATCAGTACTACTAGACCAAATACTGTAAGATATTGCTGTAACAGCAACTAACATCAGTATTGATGAACTAGCAATCACAAGTTTGTTTATCGATAAGCGCATACAAGTCCTACCCTGTCACAAAGTCTGCATATTAATTGTGGTTATATTGAGACCTAGCTAACACATCTAACTTAAGTTATTAGTAAAAAAATCATAACCTTTCAATAGAAGGGAAAAGTGTTTAACGAAGTGTATTAGTTCTGAGATTGGCGAGTATTTGCACTAATTTTAAATTAACTACATAAAGTTTTTAGGGGGAAAGATGAACAAGCTGCTACTTCTCGTGCACATTGTTGTATTTACAGGTTACCAGCCTCTGCTCGAGCAAGTATCAAACATGCGACAACATCGAAACAAACTGAATATAGTTTTCTCATTCGATCGTAAACGGAGTATAAGAAAATATCTGAATCCGTGTTATCACAAATAGAACCCCTGTTAATACACTGAGTTTATTAACATTTTACTAAAAGACCATCTCTCATTGCTCTTTCCCAGTTTAAGTTAAATAAAATCAAAGTCTAAACGAGATGGAATATGAATTCTCACTAAAAGCATTTCCAACAAATCTACTAACTTATCGATAACCTTAGAATTCATTTTTGTCGATTGTTGTACGGTTAAAAATATTACACACTCGCGCACCGAGGTTCTGCGTCAAGATAAAATATCGAAACAACCCTACACGAAGTAACAAAAATGCGCTCCCTCATAAAATAAAACAACCTGGTTATTTATGCTTCTAAAGGCTTTATTTTTAGTAAGTTAGAGAGTGTATTACACACTCTTAATTGAACTCTGACTATATCTCACTTTAGCTGTCTCCCGTCGCTTGCTTTATCGGAGGTGGACAAATCTTTGTCTCTTCGGGTCATAAAGAAACCAGCCAAGCTTTGCCTTGTAATAACACTCAACGTCAGGAGTAAGTTAATGAATTCAAATGCTTCACACCCTCCCTCATTTGGCAAAATCTTCTCAGCTTCACTATTAGTATTCGGAAATGTATTAGGAGTAGGCGTACTCGCACTCCCTATCACAGCAGGCTTAGGCGGCTTTATTCCTGCACTTGTCGGCATCGTGGGGATCTGGTTTGTAATGCTCTTCGCCGCTTGGATTATTGCCTCTCGAATTAATCCAGAAAAGAAAAACTTCGACCTTCCTTCTTTCTACGGCCAAGAGCTAGGCAATTCAGGAAAATGGATTGCCATTATATGCAACTTGATCATCCTTTATGGTGTGTTAGTTGCTTATTTAAGCGGAATCTCTTCCATGATAACTTCGCTATTTCCTGCTCTAGCAAGTCATGAAACGCTTATTACACTTATCTATTTCTGTTTTACGACCGCACTGATTATATTCGGCTTAAAAGCGCTCAGAAGCGGTATGGTATTTTTGGTAGCAGCTACATGGATATGCTTTATCCTGATGATGGTCACTGGCTTTAGTCACTTCGATGTGCAAAACCTGACCTTTTCTAGCTGGAAATATGTTCCGATTGTTTTGCCAATCGCAGTTTCTGCATTCCACTTTCACAATATTATCCCAACCGTTTCTAAATCTTTAAACCACAACCAATCGGCTACTCGCAAGTCTATTTTATTGGGAGTATTCATGGGCTTAGTTCTTAATATGGCTTGGGTATTAGTGGTATTAGGTACACTACCTGAGAATGGCGCAGGCGCTCACTCTATTGTTTATGCTAACTGGCATGGTTTAACCGCTAACGTTCCGATGTCGGAAATTCTTAACAGTAAAGTTTTCCTATATTCAGGTTTGTGCTTTGGTCTATTGGCTGTGACGTCTTCATTTATGACAAATGGTGCAGGCTTGTTTGGTTTTATTCAGGACTTAACAACTAACTATTTGAATACAGAAAATAAACTGCTTGTTGGTGCACTAGCATTTTTGCCACCGCTTGCTGTGACATTGATTTACCCACGGCTGTTTTTGGCGGCATTATCGATTGTCGGCGGCGTAGGCGAAGACATATTGTTCGCTGTTCTACCAGCGATTGTTCTGATTAAACTGACACGCAGTACAAAACGTCACTACCAAGCAGTTGGTTACGCTATGCTGCTTGCTGGGTTATTTATCTGCCCGTTTGTTATCGGACAAAAAGTAGGCCTTATTCACCTACTTCCACCAGCTATCATCAGCTAACACTATTTACCCAAATAGCTCTATTCCCAGAGCTATTTGGGTATTGACTGCATTTCTTTATTTCTCCGGCTTTACCGTCAGATCAATCTCTTTTAAAAAGTGATATTGTTTTTCATTGAGTGGTGCGATAGCAGCAATAGGAAAGCTATTATAAACCGCCATTTTTACTCGGTTATCAAACTCAGTATTGCCACTGCTTCTGACAATTTTTACCGAGGTTAATTGGGTTTCTTTATTCAATTGCAATCGCACTTCAGTACTTAGCTTTCCCACTGCACTATTGGGCACATATAGGTTTTTCTCAATACTCTGGCGAATAATGTTGGCTGCACTTTGTACTTGCTGCGGCACACCATTATTGCCCTCGATTTTCTGCTCGGCACCATTCTGCACCGAAGTTGCAACCTCTGACTTTTGGGCTGACTTAGGAGCTGGATTGTGGGCGCAACCACCGAGGCTTAACACTGTCACAGCTAACAGGATTGGAAGGGAACTACGTTTGATCTGAGCTCGTGATGGGGCTTGTTGAGTCGTAGGAAAAAAGCGGCGGAAACTAATGCGAGATTGAATGCCCATATACAGATCGTAATCGGTGGTAATAGATTGCCCCAGACTACCTATAAAAATAGGCTAGTCAAGCTAGCCTATTTAAACCTCGAAGCACTACTATACGGTTCCCCTACGCAGCAGAAAGCACAGACTCATAACCTTTTGCCGGAAGCTTAGGAACGAGCGTCGCAAGGCAAAGAGAGACAACAGCCATGCCCGCACCGATGTAAAAGACCCAAGAAGGGTTCACCATCCAAACCATACCTAAAAGCACAGGCAATACGACTGCAGCAATATGGTTAATGGTGAAAGAAACACCAGCCGTCGAAGCAATATCTTTAGGATCAGCAATCTTTTGGAAATAAGTTTTGGTTGCAATCGCCATTGCAAAAAATAAATTGTCTGTCACGTACAATCCTGACGCTACCCAATGATTGTTGATGGCCGCATAAGAAACGAATACGCAAATTAAACCAAGGTACTCAATCAATAAAATATTACGCTCACCAATGTTGGCAACCAGTTTACCTATTTTGGGTGCCAGCCACATAGTCGCAAGTTGGTTAACAATAAAAAGCAGAGCCATATTTTCCACGGTGAAACCATATTTATCGACCATCAGAAAGCCCGCGAAAACGACAAATATCTGACGACGAGCACCTGCCATAAACACCAGTGCGTAGTACAACCAGTATCGCTTTCTCAACACCAAGTGTTTATGCTGCTGCGACTTCTTAGGTAAAACTGGAAAACGAATATACATATACAATGCTATCGCGCAGCCAATAATACCCGCAATAAGATACACATACTCAAAAGGTACCTTAAATAGATCCATTGCGACCCAAATACAGGCAAAGGTTATCAAAGCGACTAATGCCCCTTTACT contains the following coding sequences:
- a CDS encoding quaternary amine ABC transporter ATP-binding protein, encoding MNSQQTEAESSEEPYLKKVDNTSNGQASNANHDSDAIPAIEIRGLYKVFGNHVKRALALSEQGKSKQDILQETGAVLGIENANFKINKREIFVVMGLSGSGKSTLIRCLNRLIDPSRGEVLVDGQNILTMNNKQLNQVRRSKVSMVFQNFGLFPHRNVLSNVEYGLEVSGVDKETRKEKAKKSLDLVGLKDYEASFPSELSGGMQQRVGLARALANDPEILLMDEAFSALDPLIRTEMQDELLELQAKMHKTIVFITHDLDEALKLGDRIAIMKNGQVIQIGTPEEILTHPADDYVASFVKQVDRSKVITAGSILTKAPSITLPQSGSKVAVRIMETHKTTHLIAVDSNRHIQGLLTLEDCLALENSSISSVESKLKMDFMIVSKDTPISELLGAVLESEYPLAVTDEEGAFMGQIDKASVLAEVVENESNDGLTTLAQYRKALAKNETHKA
- a CDS encoding glycine betaine ABC transporter substrate-binding protein translates to MKMTKKLRTCLVSGLMLFTALGLTACDKTEKPTENKTANLVYVNWAEGVAYTHLANVVLTDKMGYDVTLTAADVGPAYISVAQGKYDAMMESWPVLQKSYIDRFGDKLVNLGSIYKGTQVGLVVPDYVTIDTIAQLKDNAAKFDNKIVGIDAGAGLMSSVENKVMPEYGLTNMKLIASSGPAMTAALGKAIAKKEWIVVTGWTPHWMFSRWHLKFLKQDPSKQVWSKGVINILGRKGLGKDKPELKAFLSNMHLTDKQLSGLMLDIKDKKENETLDQVARQWVKNHEQLVDSWIPATK
- a CDS encoding MFS transporter is translated as MSDNAKQSRQFLLLSAICAAITFSVWRLLLNNFSVDEAHFAGTQIGWLQSLREVPGFLAFGAVFLLLLIKEQYLAVLALAVLSVGVALTGFFPSTYGLYATTIVMSVGFHYYETMNTSLQIQWLGKDEAPKYMGTLISKGALVALITFACIWVAMDLFKVPFEYVYLIAGIIGCAIALYMYIRFPVLPKKSQQHKHLVLRKRYWLYYALVFMAGARRQIFVVFAGFLMVDKYGFTVENMALLFIVNQLATMWLAPKIGKLVANIGERNILLIEYLGLICVFVSYAAINNHWVASGLYVTDNLFFAMAIATKTYFQKIADPKDIASTAGVSFTINHIAAVVLPVLLGMVWMVNPSWVFYIGAGMAVVSLCLATLVPKLPAKGYESVLSAA
- a CDS encoding cell envelope integrity protein TolA, with protein sequence MGIQSRISFRRFFPTTQQAPSRAQIKRSSLPILLAVTVLSLGGCAHNPAPKSAQKSEVATSVQNGAEQKIEGNNGVPQQVQSAANIIRQSIEKNLYVPNSAVGKLSTEVRLQLNKETQLTSVKIVRSSGNTEFDNRVKMAVYNSFPIAAIAPLNEKQYHFLKEIDLTVKPEK
- a CDS encoding methyl-accepting chemotaxis protein → MRLSINKLVIASSSILMLVAVTAISYSIWSSSTDAIHQLSKKSFEQATQSVSEQLGSAVRFKKQNSISERVNAASKASEGNLTQFDIYLPDKSLLFSTDKASNKAHLTEFKWSDSQVLFDDRTTFVYAVPIYSGKKKTLTGYAVSYWHFKDLHILSSSLGKQSFILGIVCIALSIAVLLTILRQVLLKPLQHLSTLCEELGSGECDLKKRIRLKRNDELGILAGHINLFIDKIEQTLNPIHQGAMAVTGIADNLENHIESLTSKVSSQRSDIKETVVIGEQTKNSVESVKENANKSSSTLGQAVESANKGQKRLAKAMRDIQLLSEKSQSTSESATELSGQVHKVSEILGIIRNIAEQTNLLALNAAIEAARAGENGRGFAVVADEVRGLAEKTSTSTDQVESILSDLTRVSDELISFTDEGLNASQHCVESIEESVSDIETALEDISKADEVNHGIVDSSVSQSDAMDSLLRNLSLIDQQIDSLVEETNDISTSSNELHSRTHDTSQHLASYNLQRVA
- a CDS encoding aromatic amino acid transport family protein, with the translated sequence MNSNASHPPSFGKIFSASLLVFGNVLGVGVLALPITAGLGGFIPALVGIVGIWFVMLFAAWIIASRINPEKKNFDLPSFYGQELGNSGKWIAIICNLIILYGVLVAYLSGISSMITSLFPALASHETLITLIYFCFTTALIIFGLKALRSGMVFLVAATWICFILMMVTGFSHFDVQNLTFSSWKYVPIVLPIAVSAFHFHNIIPTVSKSLNHNQSATRKSILLGVFMGLVLNMAWVLVVLGTLPENGAGAHSIVYANWHGLTANVPMSEILNSKVFLYSGLCFGLLAVTSSFMTNGAGLFGFIQDLTTNYLNTENKLLVGALAFLPPLAVTLIYPRLFLAALSIVGGVGEDILFAVLPAIVLIKLTRSTKRHYQAVGYAMLLAGLFICPFVIGQKVGLIHLLPPAIIS
- a CDS encoding ABC transporter permease encodes the protein MMRINIGDGFAAMINWMTTHMGGFFDAISTVILALVDGLTFILELPNAFVMVAILTIIAWFTSGKKMAVFTVLGMLLIVNLGLWTQTMETLSLIIAAVIFSLALGLPLGIWSAKSDTVERVMRPLMDFMQTLPAFVYLIPAVMLFSLGPVPGVLATLIFSLPPVVRLTNLGIRQVPKEIKEAAIAFGSSPSQILFKAELPQAIPTIMAGVNQTIMLALSMVVIAGMIGAGGLGNEVLKGITQLRLNVGFEGGVAIVILAVYLDRVTQALGGKRKNSKG